A DNA window from Vigna angularis cultivar LongXiaoDou No.4 chromosome 1, ASM1680809v1, whole genome shotgun sequence contains the following coding sequences:
- the LOC108319971 gene encoding TMV resistance protein N isoform X2: MTQLPSSSRSSSSSSTCEGTHDVFLSFRGDDTRSGFTGNLYKSLCDRGIHTFIDDEGLRKGEEIRPALFKAIEQSRIAIVVFSENYADSTYCLEELVVILECIMRKGRLVWPVFYGVTPSSVRFQKGSYGKALAKHEERFKNDQEKLQKWKLALQVAAGLSGSHFKLKQGYEHELIRTIVEEVSKKINRSPLHVANYPIGLESRVQEVKLLLDVGSNRGVSMVGIFGIGGIGKTAIACAVYNAIADQFDVQCFLGDIRQKSMKYDLVQLQETVLSEMVGEKSIKLGSINRGMAVMKSKFQRKKVLLILDDVDKLEQLKALAGDPSWFGDGSKIIVTTRNRRFLRVHGVERTYEAKGLDDKEALELFSWHAFKSNEVGPGYLDISKRAVFHCNGLPLALEIIGSNLNGITMSEWEAALDTIERIPDEDIQEKLKVSYDGLKGNEKEVFLDMACFFRGYHLKDVINLLLQSRGFSPEYVIRMLVDKSLIKIDQYGFVQMHNLVEDMGREIVRQESPSEPGKRSRLWLYEDIVDVLENDKGSDTIEVVMLHLPKNREVLWNGSELKKMTNLKMLTIENADFSRGPEYLPSSLRVLKWRGYPTQSLPPEYDPRRLVMLDLSMSRNILGKQLNLMKFESLSEMVLRGCRFIKQAPDMSGAKNLRKLCLDNCKNLVEVHNSIGLLDKLTWFTAIGCTSLRTLPHSFKLTSLEYLSLRKCSSLQRLPNISEEMKHMKNLDLCGTAIEQLPYSFRKLTGLKYLVLDKCKRLNQIPINILMLPKLERLTAVKCGRYVNLILGKSEEQVRLASSESLRDFRLNYNDLTPTSFPNVEFLVLTGCAFKVLPECISQCRFLKNLVLDNCKELQEIRVVPPKIKYLSAINCTLLSHESQNMLLNQKLHEGGGTDFSLPGTRLPEWFDHCTRGPSLSFWFRNKFPRMTLAVVGVLDKQGSFPMSRFHFLSNGIQKLHCHFTVQSKLITYHIFLSDVLLKSYNGGLESVYGEDGWNHVEVSYVGPRVFSHSCRTKKGTIKWMGVHVHKQKTNMQDIRFINPWFPKRAHSEVSKADLQESFQPLPKRIRVSHRKEICEAPEMKQHEANSSYHGVSQRLWLAICSIAAPLNVKVLMWNICQDDLPTFEYLFRRKLVLSPLCPICGTEPETVEHVFLFCPWTRPLWFGSDFQWCVDVKEVQSFQLWLWHKLMEIQRVYPENANQISAQVGSICWSIWKGRNEFVLEGKPVNPLILR; the protein is encoded by the exons ATGACACAGCTACCATCATCATcacgttcttcttcttcttcttccacttgtgAAGGGACCCATGATGTGTTCCTCAGTTTCAGAGGCGATGACACTCGAAGTGGCTTCACTGGCAACCTATACAAGTCTCTTTGTGACAGGGGAATTCACACCTTCATAGATGATGAGGGGCTTAGAAAAGGGGAAGAGATTAGACCTGCTCTTTTCAAGGCTATTGAGCAGTCTAGAATTGCCATTGTTGTTTTCTCTGAAAATTATGCTGACTCAACTTACTGTCTTGAAGAACTTGTCGTGATCCTTGAGTGCATAATGAGAAAGGGGCGATTGGTTTGGCCAGTGTTTTACGGGGTTACTCCATCTTCTGTGCGGTTTCAGAAGGGTTCTTATGGGAAAGCATTGGCCAAGCATGAAGAAAGATTCAAGAATGACCAGGAGAAGCTGCAAAAATGGAAGCTGGCTCTTCAAGTAGCTGCTGGTTTGTCCGGTTCGCATTTCAAGCTCAAACAAGG GTATGAACATGAACTTATTCGGACAATTGTTGAAGAGGTTTCCAAAAAGATAAATCGTAGCCCTTTACACGTGGCTAATTATCCAATTGGATTGGAGTCTAGAGTGCAAGAAGTGAAGTTACTTTTGGATGTTGGATCTAATCGGGGAGTAAGCATGGTTGGGATTTTTGGAATCGGGGGAATAGGTAAGACTGCAATTGCATGTGCAGTGTACAATGCCATTGCtgatcaatttgatgttcaGTGTTTCCTTGGTGATATTAGACAAAAATCAATGAAGTATGACTTAGTACAACTTCAGGAGACAGTACTTTCTGAAATGGTTGGCGAGAAAAGTATCAAGTTGGGGAGTATTAATAGGGGAATGGCAGTTATGAAAAGCAAGTTTCAAAGAAAGAAAGTTCTTTTGATTCttgatgatgttgataaatTGGAGCAATTAAAGGCACTTGCTGGTGATCCTTCCTGGTTTGGTGATGGCAGCAAAATCATTGTCACGACAAGGAACAGACGTTTTTTACGAGTACATGGTGTTGAAAGAACATACGAAGCCAAAGGGTTGGATGATAAAGAAGCTCTTGAGTTGTTTAGTTGGCATGCTTTTAAAAGCAATGAAGTTGGTCCAGGTTACTTGGATATCTCTAAGCGTGCAGTATTTCATTGCAATGGCCTTCCATTGGCTTTAGAAATAATAGGTTCTAACTTGAATGGTATAACAATGTCTGAATGGGAAGCCGCATTAGATACCATTGAAAGAATTCCAGATGAAGATATTCaagaaaaactaaaagtaaGCTATGATGGTTTGAAGGGAAATGAAAAGGAAGTTTTCCTTGACATGGCTTGTTTCTTTAGAGGCTACCATTTGAAAGATGTCATAAATTTATTGCTCCAAAGTCGTGGTTTCTCACCCGAGTATGTTATTCGCATGTTGGTAGATAAATCTCTCATAAAAATCGATCAATATGGTTTTGTGCAAATGCATAACTTGGTAGAGGACATGGGCAGAGAAATAGTAAGGCAAGAATCACCATCAGAGCCTGGAAAACGCAGTAGATTATGGCTTTATGAGGATATTGTTGATGTTTTAGAAAATGACAAG GGAAGTGATACAATTGAAGTAGTCATGCTACACTTGCCAAAGAATAGGGAAGTTCTATGGAATGGAAGTGAGCTCAAGAAGATGACAAACTTAAAAATGCTAACTATTGAAAATGCTGACTTTTCTAGAGGCCCTGAATATCTCCCAAGTAGTTTGAGAGTACTAAAGTGGCGGGGATATCCTACACAGTCTCTGCCACCTGAATATGATCCAAGGAGACTTGTTATGTTAGACTTGTCTATGAGTCGCAATATATTGGGCAAACAACTCAACCTCATG AAGTTCGAGTCTTTGAGTGAAATGGTTTTAAGAGGTTGCAGATTCATAAAACAGGCACCTGACATGTCTGGAGCCAAAAATTTAAGAAAGCTTTGTCTTGATAACTGCAAGAATTTAGTAGAAGTTCATAATTCCATCGGACTTCTTGACAAACTAACATGGTTCACTGCTATTGGATGCACCAGTCTAAGGACTCTTCCCCATAGCTTCAAGTTAACATCACTTGAATATCTGTCTCTCAGAAAATGTTCAAGCCTCCAGCGTTTGCCAAACATATCAGAAGAAATGAAACATATGAAAAATCTTGACCTTTGTGGAACTGCTATTGAACAATTGCCATATTCGTTTAGGAAACTCACTGGGCTTAAATATTTAGTACTAGACAAGTGCAAGAGGCTTAATCAGATCccaataaatattttgatgttaCCAAAACTTGAGAGATTGACAGCTGTAAAATGTGGAAGATATGTAAATTTGATCCTTGGTAAAAGTGAAGAACAAGTAAGATTGGCTTCGTCTGAGTCTTTGAGAGATTTTAGGTTAAACTACAATGATTTGACACCCACCAGCTTCCCCAATGTAGAGTTCTTAGTTCTAACTGGCTGTGCTTTCAAAGTTCTTCCTGAATGCATCAGCCAATGTCGCTTTCTAAAGAATCTAGTTTTGGACAACTGCAAGGAGCTTCAAGAAATCAGAGTGGTTCCTCCTAAGATAAAATATCTGTCGGCAATAAACTGCACATTATTGTCTCATGAGTCTCAAAACATGTTGTTGAATCAG AAATTACATGAGGGTGGGGGAACAGATTTTTCCCTTCCAGGAACAAGGTTACCAGAATGGTTTGATCATTGTACTAGGGGACCATCCCTGTCTTTCTGGTTTCGTAACAAATTTCCAAGGATGACTCTAGCTGTTGTTGGAGTTTTAGACAAGCAAGGCAGTTTTCCCATGTCAAGATTCCACTTTCTCAGCAATGGCATTCAAAAGCTGCATTGCCATTTCACTGTGCAATCAAAATTAATCACATATCATATATTCTTGTCCGATGTGCTGCTAAAGTCCTACAATGGTGGATTGGAAAGTGTGTATGGGGAGGATGGGTGGAACCATGTTGAGGTTTCATACGTGGGACCAAGAGTCTTTTCACATTCATGCAGAACCAAGAAAGGAACCATTAAATGGATGGGGGTTCATGTTCACAAGCAAAAAACAAACATGCAAGATATTCGGTTCATAAATCCTTGGTTTCCGAAAAGAGCACATAGTGAAGTTTCCAAGGCTGATCTGCAAGAAAGTTTTCAGCCTTTGCCCAAAAGAATCCGTGTATCACATCGCAAGGAAATTTGTGAGGCACCAGAGATGAAGCAGCATGAAGCTAACAGCAGTTATCACGGTGTATCACAGAGGCTATGGTTGGCAATTTGTAGCATTGCAGCTCCTCTGAATGTTAAAGTACTGATGTGGAATATTTGTCAGGATGATTTGCCAACTTTTGAATATCTTTTCAGGAGAAAGCTTGTACTTAGTCCGCTCTGCCCCATATGTGGAACGGAGCCTGAAACTGTTGAACATGTGTTCCTGTTTTGTCCATGGACACGACCCCTTTGGTTTGGAAGTGATTTCCAGTGGTGCGTTGATGTTAAAGAAGTTCAAAGCTTTCAACTTTGGCTTTGGCATAAACTGATGGAGATTCAAAGGGTATATCCAGAAAATGCCAACCAAATATCGGCTCAGGTAGGAAGCATTTGTTGGTCTATCTGGAAAGGAAGGAATGAATTTGTTCTTGAAGGCAAACCTGTCAATCCTTTGATTTTAAGGTAG
- the LOC108319971 gene encoding TMV resistance protein N isoform X1: MTQLPSSSRSSSSSSTCEGTHDVFLSFRGDDTRSGFTGNLYKSLCDRGIHTFIDDEGLRKGEEIRPALFKAIEQSRIAIVVFSENYADSTYCLEELVVILECIMRKGRLVWPVFYGVTPSSVRFQKGSYGKALAKHEERFKNDQEKLQKWKLALQVAAGLSGSHFKLKQGYEHELIRTIVEEVSKKINRSPLHVANYPIGLESRVQEVKLLLDVGSNRGVSMVGIFGIGGIGKTAIACAVYNAIADQFDVQCFLGDIRQKSMKYDLVQLQETVLSEMVGEKSIKLGSINRGMAVMKSKFQRKKVLLILDDVDKLEQLKALAGDPSWFGDGSKIIVTTRNRRFLRVHGVERTYEAKGLDDKEALELFSWHAFKSNEVGPGYLDISKRAVFHCNGLPLALEIIGSNLNGITMSEWEAALDTIERIPDEDIQEKLKVSYDGLKGNEKEVFLDMACFFRGYHLKDVINLLLQSRGFSPEYVIRMLVDKSLIKIDQYGFVQMHNLVEDMGREIVRQESPSEPGKRSRLWLYEDIVDVLENDKGSDTIEVVMLHLPKNREVLWNGSELKKMTNLKMLTIENADFSRGPEYLPSSLRVLKWRGYPTQSLPPEYDPRRLVMLDLSMSRNILGKQLNLMVCTIDIFLEIFCLFYIFIFINSMWKFPKLIIFSLAYQKFESLSEMVLRGCRFIKQAPDMSGAKNLRKLCLDNCKNLVEVHNSIGLLDKLTWFTAIGCTSLRTLPHSFKLTSLEYLSLRKCSSLQRLPNISEEMKHMKNLDLCGTAIEQLPYSFRKLTGLKYLVLDKCKRLNQIPINILMLPKLERLTAVKCGRYVNLILGKSEEQVRLASSESLRDFRLNYNDLTPTSFPNVEFLVLTGCAFKVLPECISQCRFLKNLVLDNCKELQEIRVVPPKIKYLSAINCTLLSHESQNMLLNQKLHEGGGTDFSLPGTRLPEWFDHCTRGPSLSFWFRNKFPRMTLAVVGVLDKQGSFPMSRFHFLSNGIQKLHCHFTVQSKLITYHIFLSDVLLKSYNGGLESVYGEDGWNHVEVSYVGPRVFSHSCRTKKGTIKWMGVHVHKQKTNMQDIRFINPWFPKRAHSEVSKADLQESFQPLPKRIRVSHRKEICEAPEMKQHEANSSYHGVSQRLWLAICSIAAPLNVKVLMWNICQDDLPTFEYLFRRKLVLSPLCPICGTEPETVEHVFLFCPWTRPLWFGSDFQWCVDVKEVQSFQLWLWHKLMEIQRVYPENANQISAQVGSICWSIWKGRNEFVLEGKPVNPLILR, encoded by the exons ATGACACAGCTACCATCATCATcacgttcttcttcttcttcttccacttgtgAAGGGACCCATGATGTGTTCCTCAGTTTCAGAGGCGATGACACTCGAAGTGGCTTCACTGGCAACCTATACAAGTCTCTTTGTGACAGGGGAATTCACACCTTCATAGATGATGAGGGGCTTAGAAAAGGGGAAGAGATTAGACCTGCTCTTTTCAAGGCTATTGAGCAGTCTAGAATTGCCATTGTTGTTTTCTCTGAAAATTATGCTGACTCAACTTACTGTCTTGAAGAACTTGTCGTGATCCTTGAGTGCATAATGAGAAAGGGGCGATTGGTTTGGCCAGTGTTTTACGGGGTTACTCCATCTTCTGTGCGGTTTCAGAAGGGTTCTTATGGGAAAGCATTGGCCAAGCATGAAGAAAGATTCAAGAATGACCAGGAGAAGCTGCAAAAATGGAAGCTGGCTCTTCAAGTAGCTGCTGGTTTGTCCGGTTCGCATTTCAAGCTCAAACAAGG GTATGAACATGAACTTATTCGGACAATTGTTGAAGAGGTTTCCAAAAAGATAAATCGTAGCCCTTTACACGTGGCTAATTATCCAATTGGATTGGAGTCTAGAGTGCAAGAAGTGAAGTTACTTTTGGATGTTGGATCTAATCGGGGAGTAAGCATGGTTGGGATTTTTGGAATCGGGGGAATAGGTAAGACTGCAATTGCATGTGCAGTGTACAATGCCATTGCtgatcaatttgatgttcaGTGTTTCCTTGGTGATATTAGACAAAAATCAATGAAGTATGACTTAGTACAACTTCAGGAGACAGTACTTTCTGAAATGGTTGGCGAGAAAAGTATCAAGTTGGGGAGTATTAATAGGGGAATGGCAGTTATGAAAAGCAAGTTTCAAAGAAAGAAAGTTCTTTTGATTCttgatgatgttgataaatTGGAGCAATTAAAGGCACTTGCTGGTGATCCTTCCTGGTTTGGTGATGGCAGCAAAATCATTGTCACGACAAGGAACAGACGTTTTTTACGAGTACATGGTGTTGAAAGAACATACGAAGCCAAAGGGTTGGATGATAAAGAAGCTCTTGAGTTGTTTAGTTGGCATGCTTTTAAAAGCAATGAAGTTGGTCCAGGTTACTTGGATATCTCTAAGCGTGCAGTATTTCATTGCAATGGCCTTCCATTGGCTTTAGAAATAATAGGTTCTAACTTGAATGGTATAACAATGTCTGAATGGGAAGCCGCATTAGATACCATTGAAAGAATTCCAGATGAAGATATTCaagaaaaactaaaagtaaGCTATGATGGTTTGAAGGGAAATGAAAAGGAAGTTTTCCTTGACATGGCTTGTTTCTTTAGAGGCTACCATTTGAAAGATGTCATAAATTTATTGCTCCAAAGTCGTGGTTTCTCACCCGAGTATGTTATTCGCATGTTGGTAGATAAATCTCTCATAAAAATCGATCAATATGGTTTTGTGCAAATGCATAACTTGGTAGAGGACATGGGCAGAGAAATAGTAAGGCAAGAATCACCATCAGAGCCTGGAAAACGCAGTAGATTATGGCTTTATGAGGATATTGTTGATGTTTTAGAAAATGACAAG GGAAGTGATACAATTGAAGTAGTCATGCTACACTTGCCAAAGAATAGGGAAGTTCTATGGAATGGAAGTGAGCTCAAGAAGATGACAAACTTAAAAATGCTAACTATTGAAAATGCTGACTTTTCTAGAGGCCCTGAATATCTCCCAAGTAGTTTGAGAGTACTAAAGTGGCGGGGATATCCTACACAGTCTCTGCCACCTGAATATGATCCAAGGAGACTTGTTATGTTAGACTTGTCTATGAGTCGCAATATATTGGGCAAACAACTCAACCTCATGGTATGCACAATTGATATCTTtcttgaaatattttgtttgttttatatatttatattcataaacAGCATGTGGAAATTTccaaaactaattatttttagtttggCTTACCAGAAGTTCGAGTCTTTGAGTGAAATGGTTTTAAGAGGTTGCAGATTCATAAAACAGGCACCTGACATGTCTGGAGCCAAAAATTTAAGAAAGCTTTGTCTTGATAACTGCAAGAATTTAGTAGAAGTTCATAATTCCATCGGACTTCTTGACAAACTAACATGGTTCACTGCTATTGGATGCACCAGTCTAAGGACTCTTCCCCATAGCTTCAAGTTAACATCACTTGAATATCTGTCTCTCAGAAAATGTTCAAGCCTCCAGCGTTTGCCAAACATATCAGAAGAAATGAAACATATGAAAAATCTTGACCTTTGTGGAACTGCTATTGAACAATTGCCATATTCGTTTAGGAAACTCACTGGGCTTAAATATTTAGTACTAGACAAGTGCAAGAGGCTTAATCAGATCccaataaatattttgatgttaCCAAAACTTGAGAGATTGACAGCTGTAAAATGTGGAAGATATGTAAATTTGATCCTTGGTAAAAGTGAAGAACAAGTAAGATTGGCTTCGTCTGAGTCTTTGAGAGATTTTAGGTTAAACTACAATGATTTGACACCCACCAGCTTCCCCAATGTAGAGTTCTTAGTTCTAACTGGCTGTGCTTTCAAAGTTCTTCCTGAATGCATCAGCCAATGTCGCTTTCTAAAGAATCTAGTTTTGGACAACTGCAAGGAGCTTCAAGAAATCAGAGTGGTTCCTCCTAAGATAAAATATCTGTCGGCAATAAACTGCACATTATTGTCTCATGAGTCTCAAAACATGTTGTTGAATCAG AAATTACATGAGGGTGGGGGAACAGATTTTTCCCTTCCAGGAACAAGGTTACCAGAATGGTTTGATCATTGTACTAGGGGACCATCCCTGTCTTTCTGGTTTCGTAACAAATTTCCAAGGATGACTCTAGCTGTTGTTGGAGTTTTAGACAAGCAAGGCAGTTTTCCCATGTCAAGATTCCACTTTCTCAGCAATGGCATTCAAAAGCTGCATTGCCATTTCACTGTGCAATCAAAATTAATCACATATCATATATTCTTGTCCGATGTGCTGCTAAAGTCCTACAATGGTGGATTGGAAAGTGTGTATGGGGAGGATGGGTGGAACCATGTTGAGGTTTCATACGTGGGACCAAGAGTCTTTTCACATTCATGCAGAACCAAGAAAGGAACCATTAAATGGATGGGGGTTCATGTTCACAAGCAAAAAACAAACATGCAAGATATTCGGTTCATAAATCCTTGGTTTCCGAAAAGAGCACATAGTGAAGTTTCCAAGGCTGATCTGCAAGAAAGTTTTCAGCCTTTGCCCAAAAGAATCCGTGTATCACATCGCAAGGAAATTTGTGAGGCACCAGAGATGAAGCAGCATGAAGCTAACAGCAGTTATCACGGTGTATCACAGAGGCTATGGTTGGCAATTTGTAGCATTGCAGCTCCTCTGAATGTTAAAGTACTGATGTGGAATATTTGTCAGGATGATTTGCCAACTTTTGAATATCTTTTCAGGAGAAAGCTTGTACTTAGTCCGCTCTGCCCCATATGTGGAACGGAGCCTGAAACTGTTGAACATGTGTTCCTGTTTTGTCCATGGACACGACCCCTTTGGTTTGGAAGTGATTTCCAGTGGTGCGTTGATGTTAAAGAAGTTCAAAGCTTTCAACTTTGGCTTTGGCATAAACTGATGGAGATTCAAAGGGTATATCCAGAAAATGCCAACCAAATATCGGCTCAGGTAGGAAGCATTTGTTGGTCTATCTGGAAAGGAAGGAATGAATTTGTTCTTGAAGGCAAACCTGTCAATCCTTTGATTTTAAGGTAG
- the LOC108332958 gene encoding 60S ribosomal protein L34, with protein sequence MVQRLTYRKRHSYATKSNQHRVVKTPGGKLVYQSTKKRASGPKCPVTGKRIQGIPHLRPTEYKRSRLSRNRRTVNRAYGGVLSGSAVRERIIRAFLVEEQKIVKKVLKIQKAKDKQALKS encoded by the exons ATGGTGCAGCGTCTCACCTACCGCAAGCGCCACAGCTATGCCACAAAATCAAACCAGCACAGGGTCGTTAAGACCCCCG GTGGTAAGCTGGTTTACCAGAGCACGAAGAAGAGGGCCAGTGGACCCAAGTGTCCTGTCACTGGAAAGAGGATTCAAGGG ATTCCACATTTAAGGCCTACAGAATACAAGAGATCCAGGTTATCCAGAAACCGGAGGACTGTGAACCGGGCATACGGAGGTGTGTTGTCTGGAAGTGCTGTTAGAGAAAG AATTATTCGAGCTTTCTTGGTTGAAGAGCAAAAGATTGTGAAAAAGGTCCTAAAGATCCAAAAGGCAAAGGATAAGCAGGCATTGAAGAGCTGA
- the LOC108336029 gene encoding uncharacterized protein LOC108336029 yields the protein MGATNLVMLKTHIESINLSFANGFVYENVLWALASLRVFFYNYVLYSLGLILRHIFRFHAEDRESEHLIQHDPPDQTKRNQIEDSNIDGIAEELANLLFPIFDNFYVAIDGREGETKCPVLFAKDSNVNIHEDADDLHGETKSSVLREINSGFHQNVKKLEGETECFVLEEKDLDVYEHGKRREGEIEGSVSMEAVSCVHEDVKKINENETESSVSAGADSNLLREDEEEGSFFTNFEASDLVEEPSMLSFSFRQNFIAPNVSHNLFSSNENISKIECLEHPLEEGLVSQEELRNITSIFTSDPISQCKAFCSSDLFDDDILNDSTFQSDSGSESCSNNNNDYSVTLEVFSSSPFGEVFDTESHEENTYEFREESQYSHDSEVSHDHNFDLVEDKTEKESSPYRGEDTMWEDKWDESDFDEEEEDDDDFEWENDEVVQQLKMELKNARQGGLATILEEEEEAESPKVVEDLKPLKIEKKIEFKDHIVEIQKVYRCYAEKTRKLDVLNYQTMHAIGLVQLKDPPKLFIIPKSTVQSMKPLISQNLWPRKALNQISDPILKFIEDLHGDLELVYVGQVCLSWEILCWQHKKVKELQQYDSQWPRSYNLVAAEFQRFHVLMQRFLEDEPYQGPRIQNYNNNRCVIRNLLQVPPIKDDNTKDKKIIKLGEEYAINSERLAKIIKESMQVFWEFVRADKDYGNVMKASHKTGIDLKDVAVSEILGNVRTQLQKKERKLKDIVRSGNCIVRKFQKQNEDHIQLDQEQLLAQVGLRLVSRVLHMKKLRKDQLMWCNEKLNRIDFVGRKVQVEPSLLFFPC from the exons ATGGGTGCTACGAACCTCGTTATGCTCAAAACACACATTGAATCTATCAACTTGTCTTTTGCAAATGGTTTTGTTTATGAAAACGTGCTTTGGGCTTTGGCTTCTCTTCGGGTTTTCTTCTACAACTATGTGCTGTATTCCTTGGGTTTGATTCTCAGACATATCTTCAG ATTTCATGCAGAAGACAGGGAAAGCGAACACCTTATTCAACATGATCCACCCGATCAAACCAAGAGAAATCAGATTGAAGATTCTAACATTGACGGGATCGCAGAGGAGTTAGCTAATTTGCTATTTCCGatctttgataatttttatgtaGCAATTGATggaagagaaggagaaacaAAGTGCCCTGTTTTATTTGCGAAGGACTCCAATGTAAATATTCATGAAGATGCTGATGATTTACACGGAGAAACAAAGTCCTCTGTTTTAAGGGAGATAAACTCTGGTTTTCATCAAAATGTAAAGAAATTAGAAGGAGAAACAGAGTGCTTTGTTTTAGAGGAGAAAGACTTGGATGTGTATGAACATGGTaaaagaagagaaggagaaatAGAGGGGTCTGTTTCCATGGAGGCCGTCTCGTGTGTTCATGAAGATgtcaagaaaataaatgaaaatgaaacagAAAGCTCTGTTTCCGCAGGGGCAGATTCCAATTTACTTcgagaagacgaagaagaaggtTCTTTCTTCACAAATTTTGAAGCCAGTGATTTGGTAGAAGAACCAAGTATGCTGTCCTTCAGTTTCCGTCAAAATTTTATAGCTCCGAATGTTTCCCATAATCTATTTTCCAGtaatgaaaatatttcaaaaattgaatGTTTAGAGCATCCTTTGGAGGAAGGCCTTGTTTCTCAAGAAGAACTGAGAAACATCACATCCATTTTCACTTCTGATCCAATCTCTCAATGTAAAGCGTTTTGTTCAAGTGATTTATTTGATGATGACATTCTAAACGATAGCACGTTTCAATCTGATTCTGGGTCAGAATcatgcagcaacaacaacaatgacTATTCGGTAACACTTGAAGTTTTTAGTTCTAGCCCTTTTGGTGAAGTATTTGATACTGAGAGCCATGAGGAAAATACATATGAATTTCGTGAAGAATCTCAATATTCACATGACAGTGAAGTCTCACACGATCACAATTTTGATCTTGTTGAGGACAAAACTGAAAAGGAAAGTTCTCCATACCGTGGAGAAGACACCATGTGGGAAGATAAATGGGATGAATCAGATTttgacgaagaagaagaagacgacgATGACTTTGAATGGGAGAATGATGAAGTAGTGCAACAATTGAAAATGGAACTTAAAAATGCCAGACAAGGAGGGCTTGCCACTATTttagaagaggaagaagaagcagaGTCTCCAAAAGTTGTTGAGGATCTAAAGCCACTGAAGATAGAAAAGAAGATAGAATTCAAAGATCACATTGTTGAAATTCAAAAGGTTTATAGGTGCTATGCAGAGAAAACTCGGAAACTGGATGTTTTGAATTACCAGACCATGCATGCAATTG GACTTGTTCAACTAAAAGACCCACCAAAATTGTTTATCATCCCAAAATCTACCGTCCAAAGCATGAAGCCACTAATATCTCAAAATTTGTGGCCACGCAAGGCACTGAATCAGATATCTGATCCTATACTGAAGTTTATTGAAGATCTGCACGGAGATTTGGAATTGGTGTATGTTGGGCAAGTTTGTCTCTCCTGGGAAATTTTGTGTTGGCAGCACAAGAAAGTTAAAGAGTTACAACAATATGATTCTCAATGGCCTCGCAGCTATAATCTTGTGGCGGCTGAATTTCAACGATTTCATGTCCTCATGCAACGCTTTTTGGAAGATGAACCATATCAAGGTCCAAGAATTCAAAACTACAACAACAACCGTTGCGTCATTCGTAACCTGCTGCAAGTTCCACCCATTAAAG ATGACAATACGAAAGACAAGAAAATAATCAAGTTGGGTGAAGAGTATGCAATCAATAGCGAAAGGTTGGCAAAAATCATCAAAGAGTCGATGCAGGTGTTTTGGGAATTTGTGAGAGCAGATAAAGATTATGGCAATGTGATGAAAGCTTCTCATAAAACAGGAATTGATCTCAAGGACGTAGCAGTTTCTGAAATTCTTGGGAATGTTCGAACTCAATTGCAAAAG AAGGAGAGAAAGCTAAAAGACATAGTAAGGAGTGGGAATTGCATAGTGAGGAAGTTCCAAAAACAGAATGAAGATCATATTCAACTCGATCAAGAACAGTTGCTTGCTCAAGTGGGATTGAGATTGGTGTCAAGGGTGTTACACATGAAAAAGTTGAGAAAAGATCAACTAATGTGGTGTAATGAAAAGTTGAACCGAATCGATTTTGTTGGCAGAAAGGTTCAAGTGGAGccttctcttttgttttttccttgTTGA